Below is a window of Photobacterium atrarenae DNA.
TTCTGGAATGCTTCATCGTCGGCAAACTTGGTCAGATCTGCCACTTTTTCCAGCTTCAGTGGCCAGTCCTCGCCCACTTTCTCACTGATCAGGGCGGACAGACCCGGGTTACAGTACTTAATCCAGCGGCGCGGCGTGACCCCGTTGGTCACATTGGTCAGGCGGCCCGGGAACAGCTCGTTGAATTCAGGGAACAGATCCCGCTTCACCAGCTCAGAGTGCAGCGCTGCTACCCCGTTCACCGCATAGGTGCTGACCACACACAGGTTTGCCATGCGCACCATGCGCTGCGGGCCTTCCTGAATAATGGACAGCTTGCGCTTCACTTCATTGTTGCCCGGCCAGGTCTTCTCGACCAGCGTCATGAAACGATGGTTAATTTCAAAGATGATTTCCATGTGGCGCGGCAGCATTTGCGCAATCAGTGCCTCGCTCCAGGTTTCCAGCGCTTCCGGCAGCAGGGTGTGATTGGTGTAGGCAAACGTCTTCGAAGAAATGGCCCATGCTGCATCCCAACCCAGCTTGAATTCATCAATCAGGATACGCATCAGTTCCGGAATGGCGATGGTCGGGTGCGTATCGTTCAGCTGAATGGTTTCCAGCTTAGACAGCTCTTCAATGGTGTTCCCGGCACCAATGTGGCGACGCAGGATATCGGCCACCGAACAGGCACAGTGGAAATACTGCTGCATCAGGCGCAGCGCTTTACCCTGATCGTGATTGTCATTCGGGTACAGCACTTTCGTCACGTTTCCGGCTTCCAGCGCCGGATATTGCGCACCCACATAGTCACCGTCGTTAAAACGTGCCAGGTTGAACGGTGCACTGGAGCGGCACTCCCAGAGGCGCAGCGGGTAAACGCTCTGGTTGTCGTAACCAACAATCGGCAGATCCCAGGCCACACCTTCAACCGTCATGCCCGGCACCCAGCGGCGGCAGGCGTTGCCATGTTCGTCCGTGTAGGCTTCAACATGACCGTACAGGCTCACCGTCTGAGCCAGCTCAGGACGCATCACTTCCCATGGATAACCTTCAAGGCCACGCCATGCATCCGGTGCTTCCACCTGACGGCCGTCCACAAACGACTGACGGAAAAGGCCATATTCATAATGCAGGCCGTAACCCACTGCCGGGTATTCCTGGGCAGCCAGAGAATCCATAAAACAAGCAGCCAGACGACCCAGACCACCATTACCCAGTGCCGGATCACGCTCTTCTTCCAGCAGATCAGTCAGATTTTGCCCCAACTCTTCCATCGCA
It encodes the following:
- a CDS encoding glycogen/starch/alpha-glucan phosphorylase → MSMNGQTKQFDKAAFKAAVEKHLSTTYANTAETATTRSWYLAMGRALAEISTGNLLATEQKLAAEKARSVNYLSLEFLIGRLTGNNLISMGLYENVAAAMEELGQNLTDLLEEERDPALGNGGLGRLAACFMDSLAAQEYPAVGYGLHYEYGLFRQSFVDGRQVEAPDAWRGLEGYPWEVMRPELAQTVSLYGHVEAYTDEHGNACRRWVPGMTVEGVAWDLPIVGYDNQSVYPLRLWECRSSAPFNLARFNDGDYVGAQYPALEAGNVTKVLYPNDNHDQGKALRLMQQYFHCACSVADILRRHIGAGNTIEELSKLETIQLNDTHPTIAIPELMRILIDEFKLGWDAAWAISSKTFAYTNHTLLPEALETWSEALIAQMLPRHMEIIFEINHRFMTLVEKTWPGNNEVKRKLSIIQEGPQRMVRMANLCVVSTYAVNGVAALHSELVKRDLFPEFNELFPGRLTNVTNGVTPRRWIKYCNPGLSALISEKVGEDWPLKLEKVADLTKFADDEAFQKRYMAVKQENKQRLADWVKENMDIDLDTNAIFDIQIKRLHEYKRQHLNLLHILSLYHRLINDPTFDMHPRVFFFGAKAAPGYALAKDIIFAINQVAAKVNNDPRLKGKLKVVFIPDYRVSLAEILFPAADVSEQISTAGKEASGTGNMKFAMNGALTIGTMDGANVEMREEVGDDNIFIFGLLVDEVQKLKQEGYDPYRYYHADSLLRAALDVLETDEFTPGYPGQLAAIRHNLLDGGDPYLVLADFADYVKTHEKIDAEYRDQKTWARKAILNTALMSKFSSDRSIRDYANNIWKLEPVSR